In Candidatus Mycalebacterium zealandia, one DNA window encodes the following:
- a CDS encoding sigma-70 family RNA polymerase sigma factor: protein MKILALNSNIGAFMKEVECYPLLSREEEFALAVKHWETGDLDAARVLVNSNLRFVVRIAKNYTSYDVSLMDLIQEGALGLMTAVKKFNPHRGYRLVSYAVWWIRARINEHIMRFWSSVRIGSSRNERKLFQKISAARRALSEEKTTPEKLSEMLGVSAREITEMETRTSARDFSLDSKIGGMSGAGSYLELVADTTPSQETALAKSQNENWRKTALNKALDGLDEREREIITSRFLTETPVKLEDLGKKFRISAERIRQIENKAISKIKRSPSVSMAKMEE, encoded by the coding sequence ATGAAAATACTTGCGTTAAATTCAAATATCGGCGCGTTCATGAAAGAGGTTGAGTGTTACCCGTTGCTCAGCAGAGAGGAGGAATTCGCCCTTGCCGTGAAGCATTGGGAAACGGGCGACCTTGACGCGGCGCGTGTTCTTGTGAATTCAAACCTGCGCTTTGTGGTTCGCATAGCGAAAAATTACACAAGTTACGATGTTTCCCTCATGGACCTCATTCAGGAAGGGGCGCTCGGGCTGATGACCGCGGTCAAAAAATTCAATCCGCATCGCGGCTACCGCCTTGTTTCATACGCGGTCTGGTGGATAAGGGCGCGCATAAACGAGCACATTATGCGGTTCTGGAGCAGTGTAAGAATAGGAAGCAGTCGCAACGAAAGAAAACTGTTCCAGAAAATTTCTGCGGCGCGACGCGCGCTTTCGGAAGAGAAAACAACACCTGAAAAACTGTCCGAAATGCTAGGCGTGAGCGCGCGGGAAATAACGGAGATGGAAACTAGAACTTCGGCTAGGGATTTTTCGCTTGATTCCAAAATCGGCGGAATGTCCGGCGCGGGCTCGTATCTTGAACTTGTCGCGGACACAACCCCGTCTCAGGAAACGGCTCTCGCGAAATCGCAAAATGAAAATTGGCGGAAAACGGCTTTGAACAAAGCGCTTGACGGACTTGATGAGCGCGAAAGGGAAATTATCACATCGCGTTTTCTAACAGAAACTCCCGTCAAACTTGAGGATCTCGGAAAAAAATTCAGAATCTCCGCTGAAAGGATACGGCAGATAGAAAACAAAGCCATTTCCAAAATCAAGCGGTCGCCAAGCGTCAGCATGGCAAAAATGGAGGAATAA
- the sucC gene encoding ADP-forming succinate--CoA ligase subunit beta encodes MNLHEYQSKELLGKYGVPVPAGKVAATAKEAVEHAKSLKFDKFVVKAQVLAGGRGKAGGIKIAETPEEVEKISSEMLGMTLVTHQTGPEGKVVRKVLIEEPADIKHEFYLAIVSDRSNEKDVVMASSEGGVEIEEVAEKTPEKIIKEFIDPAIGIQPFQCRRIAFGIGLTGKAVNKAVAFISALYRLYTENDCAIAEINPLILTGEGELRALDCKVNIDDNALYRRKALEEMRDVSDENPLDVEAREVGISFVKMEGNIGCLVNGAGLAMATMDIIKYYGGEPANFLDVGGGATTEQVTKAFKMILSDKNVKSVLVNIFGGIMKCDVIAEGIIAAAKEVGINVPLVVRLEGTNVELGRKMLSESGLDITTAADMKEAAEKAVKSISG; translated from the coding sequence ATGAACCTTCACGAATATCAATCAAAGGAATTGCTGGGAAAATACGGTGTACCCGTTCCGGCGGGAAAGGTGGCGGCTACGGCAAAAGAGGCGGTGGAACACGCCAAATCCCTGAAGTTTGACAAGTTTGTTGTCAAGGCACAGGTGCTTGCCGGGGGCAGAGGAAAAGCGGGCGGAATTAAAATTGCCGAAACCCCCGAAGAGGTGGAAAAAATCAGTTCCGAAATGCTGGGGATGACGCTTGTAACACACCAGACCGGACCCGAAGGAAAGGTTGTGCGCAAAGTTCTCATTGAAGAGCCGGCGGACATCAAGCACGAGTTTTATCTGGCGATTGTGTCAGACCGCTCAAACGAAAAGGACGTTGTTATGGCAAGTTCCGAGGGCGGGGTGGAAATTGAGGAAGTCGCGGAAAAGACGCCTGAAAAGATTATCAAGGAATTTATTGACCCGGCAATCGGCATACAGCCGTTTCAATGCAGGCGTATCGCCTTTGGAATCGGCCTTACGGGCAAAGCGGTGAACAAAGCGGTCGCTTTTATATCAGCGCTTTACAGGCTTTACACTGAAAATGACTGCGCAATCGCGGAGATAAACCCTCTGATACTGACCGGAGAGGGCGAGTTGCGCGCGCTTGACTGCAAAGTGAATATTGATGACAACGCCCTGTACAGGCGCAAAGCGCTTGAAGAAATGCGGGACGTAAGCGACGAAAACCCGCTTGATGTGGAAGCGAGAGAGGTGGGAATCAGCTTCGTCAAAATGGAAGGCAACATAGGATGCCTTGTCAACGGGGCGGGGCTTGCGATGGCGACAATGGACATTATTAAATACTACGGCGGCGAGCCGGCCAACTTCCTTGACGTCGGCGGCGGCGCTACCACTGAACAGGTAACGAAAGCGTTCAAAATGATACTCAGCGACAAGAACGTGAAATCGGTTCTGGTCAACATATTCGGCGGCATAATGAAATGCGATGTCATTGCGGAAGGCATTATCGCCGCCGCCAAAGAAGTCGGAATCAATGTTCCGCTCGTTGTGCGGCTTGAAGGCACAAACGTTGAACTCGGCAGAAAAATGCTCTCGGAATCCGGACTTGACATAACAACCGCCGCGGATATGAAGGAAGCCGCGGAAAAAGCGGTAAAATCCATATCCGGCTGA
- a CDS encoding succinate dehydrogenase/fumarate reductase iron-sulfur subunit, with the protein MNLTLMVWRQKDAQSKGAMEKYEAAGVSPDMSFLEMLDVVNEGLIKENKDPIAFDSDCREGICGTCGITINGEAHGPESTTTVCQLHMRHFNNGDTIFIEPFRANAFPVQKDLVVDRSAFDRIISAGGYISVNTGSAPNANDVPVPKNIADDAMDSAECIGCGACVAACPNASASLFTSAKISHLGVLPQGKPEAAGRVRRMINQMDAEGFGNCSNHAECEAVCPKGISIINIARMKRDWIKSALK; encoded by the coding sequence ATGAACCTCACGCTGATGGTCTGGCGGCAGAAAGACGCACAATCCAAAGGTGCGATGGAAAAATACGAAGCGGCGGGCGTGTCGCCCGATATGTCTTTTCTTGAAATGCTTGATGTCGTGAACGAGGGGTTGATTAAGGAAAATAAAGACCCCATCGCTTTTGACAGCGACTGCAGAGAGGGAATTTGCGGCACTTGCGGAATTACCATCAACGGAGAAGCTCACGGACCCGAATCAACAACAACGGTTTGCCAGTTACATATGCGTCATTTTAACAACGGAGACACCATATTTATTGAACCGTTCAGGGCAAACGCTTTTCCGGTTCAAAAAGACCTTGTTGTTGACAGAAGCGCGTTTGACAGAATCATAAGCGCGGGCGGATACATCTCGGTAAACACGGGAAGCGCGCCGAACGCGAATGACGTTCCCGTTCCTAAAAACATAGCGGATGACGCCATGGATTCAGCCGAATGCATAGGGTGCGGAGCATGCGTTGCGGCTTGCCCGAACGCGTCCGCTTCGCTTTTCACATCGGCGAAAATATCGCATTTGGGAGTTCTGCCTCAGGGTAAACCCGAAGCGGCGGGCAGAGTTAGAAGGATGATCAACCAGATGGACGCCGAAGGGTTCGGAAACTGCTCAAACCACGCCGAGTGCGAAGCCGTCTGCCCAAAAGGAATTTCAATCATTAACATTGCAAGAATGAAAAGGGATTGGATAAAATCAGCCCTTAAATAA
- the sdhA gene encoding succinate dehydrogenase (quinone) flavoprotein subunit: protein MSFNAKIPEGALKDKWTKYKSTVPLVNPANKRGFKVIVVGSGLAGASASASLAELGYQITNICIQDSPRRAHSIAAQGGINAAKNYQNDGDSVWRLFYDTIKGGDYRAREANVYRLAEISAGIIDQCVAQGVPFARDYGGLLENRSFGGAQVSRTFYARGQTGQQLLIGAYSALMRQVDKGSVEIFPMREMLDLVVIGDAARGVVCRNLATGEIESYSADAVVLATGGYGNIYYLSTNGKNSNATAAWRCHKKGALFANPCFTQIHPTCIPVSGDHQSKLTLMSESLRNDGRVWVPKNKDDKRSPDQIPENERDYYLERRYPAYGNLVPRDVASRAAKAICDEGRGVGETGLSVYLDFAYAIERLGRDAVKEKYGNLFDIYHKITDENPYEVPMRIYPAVHYCMGGLWVDYKLMSTIPGLFVLGEANFSDHGANRLGASALMQGLADGYFVIPYTIGEYFAGANLPDISASVDEFKQAAESVRKSTDKMLSIKGSKTVLEFHRELGKIMWDYVGMSRSKDSLNHALAEIPKLKEEFWSNVKIPENSDTINKNLEMAGRVADFLELGELMAKDALEREESCGGHFREEYQTEEGEALRDDEKYAYVAAWKNNPDGSPEIQKETLGFEFVKPSTRSYK, encoded by the coding sequence TTGTCTTTTAACGCAAAAATTCCCGAAGGCGCACTTAAAGATAAATGGACTAAATACAAATCCACCGTGCCTCTGGTCAATCCGGCGAATAAACGCGGGTTCAAAGTCATTGTGGTGGGTAGCGGGCTCGCCGGAGCTTCCGCAAGCGCGTCTTTGGCGGAGTTGGGATATCAAATAACAAACATCTGCATACAAGATTCTCCGAGAAGAGCTCACAGTATCGCCGCGCAGGGCGGAATCAACGCCGCGAAAAACTACCAGAATGACGGAGACAGCGTATGGCGTCTTTTTTATGACACAATCAAAGGCGGGGACTACAGGGCAAGAGAGGCAAACGTTTACCGGCTTGCGGAAATAAGTGCGGGAATTATAGACCAGTGCGTCGCGCAGGGCGTTCCGTTCGCCAGAGACTACGGGGGGCTGCTTGAAAACCGCTCTTTCGGGGGCGCTCAGGTGTCCAGAACTTTCTACGCGCGCGGACAAACCGGGCAACAGTTGCTCATAGGCGCATATAGCGCGCTTATGAGACAGGTGGACAAGGGAAGTGTTGAGATTTTCCCGATGAGAGAGATGCTTGACCTTGTCGTCATCGGAGACGCGGCGCGCGGAGTGGTGTGCAGAAATCTCGCGACCGGCGAAATAGAATCATACAGTGCGGACGCGGTTGTTCTCGCGACCGGCGGATACGGCAACATCTACTATCTTTCCACAAACGGCAAAAACTCAAACGCGACAGCGGCATGGCGCTGCCATAAAAAAGGCGCACTGTTCGCCAATCCATGTTTTACGCAAATTCATCCCACATGTATTCCCGTGTCGGGAGACCATCAGTCAAAATTGACGCTCATGAGCGAAAGTCTGCGCAATGACGGAAGAGTGTGGGTTCCGAAAAACAAGGACGACAAACGAAGCCCCGACCAAATCCCTGAAAATGAGAGGGACTACTACCTTGAGAGAAGATACCCCGCCTATGGAAATCTGGTGCCGAGAGACGTGGCTTCAAGAGCCGCCAAGGCGATATGCGACGAGGGGCGGGGAGTGGGAGAAACCGGGCTCTCAGTCTATCTGGATTTTGCATACGCGATAGAACGCCTCGGGCGGGACGCGGTCAAGGAAAAATACGGCAACCTTTTTGATATCTATCACAAAATCACGGACGAAAACCCCTACGAAGTTCCAATGAGAATCTATCCCGCTGTTCATTACTGCATGGGCGGGTTGTGGGTTGATTACAAACTGATGAGTACAATTCCCGGTCTTTTTGTTCTCGGAGAGGCGAATTTTTCAGACCACGGAGCAAATCGGCTCGGCGCGAGCGCGCTTATGCAGGGGCTCGCGGACGGATATTTTGTCATTCCCTATACAATAGGCGAATACTTTGCCGGCGCGAATTTGCCGGACATCAGCGCCAGCGTGGATGAATTCAAGCAAGCCGCCGAATCCGTCCGGAAAAGCACGGACAAAATGCTGTCAATTAAAGGAAGCAAGACAGTGTTGGAGTTCCACCGCGAGCTCGGAAAAATCATGTGGGACTATGTAGGAATGTCCAGAAGCAAAGACAGCTTGAACCACGCGCTTGCTGAAATACCTAAACTCAAAGAGGAGTTTTGGAGCAACGTCAAAATCCCCGAAAACTCCGACACTATAAACAAAAACCTTGAAATGGCGGGCAGGGTCGCGGATTTTCTTGAACTCGGCGAACTGATGGCGAAAGACGCTCTTGAAAGAGAGGAGTCGTGCGGCGGACATTTCAGGGAGGAATATCAGACCGAAGAGGGCGAAGCGTTGCGCGATGATGAAAAATACGCCTATGTTGCCGCGTGGAAAAACAATCCGGACGGAAGTCCCGAGATTCAGAAGGAAACTTTGGGCTTTGAGTTTGTGAAACCGTCAACGAGGAGTTACAAATAA
- the mdh gene encoding malate dehydrogenase, with protein MARPKVSIIGGGNVGATAAMRVAEAEIADVVIVDIVEDMPQGKALDMSQMCAVLGVNVKVCGSNEYDETAGSDIIIITSGIARKPGMSRDDLLATNTKIIRQVVKAAVKKSPKAILILVTNPLDAMVYAAYKTSGFQKHRVMGMAGVLDSARFKTFIAEELNVSVENIDAFVLGGHGDDMVPLARYTTVSGIPLTDILPKKRINALIDRTRKGGAEIVGLLKTGSAFYAPGAAAALMAEAIIKDKKQVLPCCVLAEGEYGVKGMFAGLPVKLGAGGAEEIVEVDLTKTEAKQLKTSVASVKELCDKIDKIKG; from the coding sequence ATGGCCAGGCCGAAAGTTTCCATCATAGGCGGAGGTAACGTTGGCGCGACCGCAGCTATGAGAGTCGCTGAGGCCGAGATTGCCGACGTCGTAATCGTTGACATAGTTGAGGATATGCCGCAGGGCAAAGCACTGGACATGTCGCAGATGTGCGCGGTCCTGGGTGTTAACGTAAAAGTCTGCGGAAGCAATGAATATGATGAAACGGCCGGTTCGGACATCATAATCATCACTTCGGGCATCGCGAGAAAGCCGGGAATGAGCAGAGATGACCTGCTTGCCACAAACACAAAAATTATCCGTCAGGTAGTCAAAGCGGCGGTGAAAAAATCCCCGAAGGCAATTCTTATTCTTGTAACCAACCCGCTTGACGCTATGGTTTATGCGGCTTACAAAACAAGTGGTTTCCAAAAACACAGGGTGATGGGAATGGCTGGCGTTCTGGACTCGGCGCGCTTCAAAACCTTCATAGCGGAAGAACTGAATGTTTCGGTGGAAAACATAGACGCGTTTGTGCTTGGTGGGCATGGAGACGATATGGTTCCGCTTGCGCGCTACACGACGGTTTCGGGAATCCCGCTTACGGACATTCTTCCGAAAAAAAGAATAAACGCCCTGATAGATAGAACCCGCAAGGGCGGCGCGGAAATTGTGGGACTGCTTAAAACAGGAAGCGCTTTCTATGCGCCGGGAGCGGCCGCGGCTCTGATGGCGGAAGCCATAATCAAAGACAAAAAACAGGTTCTTCCATGCTGTGTGCTCGCCGAGGGCGAATACGGCGTCAAAGGAATGTTTGCCGGGCTTCCGGTAAAACTTGGCGCGGGCGGCGCGGAAGAGATAGTTGAAGTAGACCTTACGAAGACCGAAGCCAAACAGTTGAAAACTTCAGTCGCAAGCGTAAAAGAGTTGTGTGATAAGATTGATAAAATAAAAGGATAA
- a CDS encoding NADP-dependent isocitrate dehydrogenase: MPQGKTISIKQGKLQVPDNPVIPFIEGDGTGPDIWKSSQYVFDSAVEKAYAGKKKIDWFEVLAGEKAFNETGNWLPDETVEGFRKYLVGIKGPLTTPIGGGIRSLNVALRQILDLYVCLRPVRWYEGVPSPVKSPQNVDMVIFRENSEDIYAGIEWKSQTPEAKKIINFIQDEMGVEKIRFPETSGIGIKPVSQEGTARLVRAAIRYALEHERKSVCFVHKGNIMKFTEGAFKDWGFEVAVSEFRDQTITERESWILDNKDRDPEISIEDNAKKIDPGYDMMTETQKADLCSEVENVVNSIYGSHGNGAYKKKLLVKDTIADITLQQVLTRAKEFDVIATMNLNGDYLSDALAAQVGGIGIAPGANINYETGHGIFEATHGTAPKYAGQDKVNPSSVILSGVMMFRHLGWNEAADLIEKGMAESIRKKTVTYDFERLMDGATLLKCSEFGNAIVDNMG; this comes from the coding sequence ATGCCGCAAGGAAAGACAATAAGCATCAAACAGGGCAAACTGCAAGTTCCCGACAATCCGGTAATTCCCTTCATTGAAGGGGACGGAACAGGACCCGACATCTGGAAATCTTCCCAGTATGTTTTTGATTCGGCGGTCGAAAAAGCGTACGCCGGAAAGAAAAAAATTGACTGGTTTGAAGTACTCGCCGGAGAAAAAGCGTTTAATGAGACCGGAAACTGGCTTCCGGACGAAACCGTTGAGGGTTTTAGAAAATACCTTGTGGGAATCAAGGGGCCTCTCACAACCCCGATTGGCGGAGGCATAAGAAGCCTCAATGTGGCGCTCAGGCAAATACTTGACCTTTATGTCTGTCTGCGTCCGGTGAGATGGTACGAAGGCGTTCCGAGTCCGGTCAAAAGTCCTCAAAATGTTGACATGGTGATTTTTCGCGAAAACTCCGAAGACATCTACGCGGGAATTGAATGGAAATCTCAAACTCCGGAAGCAAAAAAAATCATCAATTTTATACAGGACGAAATGGGAGTTGAGAAAATCCGCTTTCCTGAAACTTCGGGAATTGGAATCAAACCGGTTTCACAGGAAGGAACAGCCCGCCTTGTCCGTGCCGCGATTCGCTACGCTCTGGAACACGAACGCAAAAGCGTCTGCTTTGTTCACAAAGGCAATATAATGAAATTTACCGAAGGCGCTTTCAAAGACTGGGGCTTTGAGGTGGCGGTTTCAGAATTTCGTGACCAGACCATAACAGAAAGGGAAAGCTGGATACTGGACAATAAAGACAGAGACCCGGAAATCAGCATCGAAGACAACGCGAAAAAAATAGACCCCGGATACGACATGATGACAGAAACACAGAAAGCTGATTTGTGCAGTGAAGTGGAGAATGTTGTCAATTCAATCTACGGTTCACACGGGAACGGAGCATACAAGAAAAAACTGCTGGTTAAAGACACCATTGCGGACATAACTCTTCAGCAGGTTCTCACCAGAGCCAAAGAGTTTGACGTTATCGCAACCATGAACCTCAACGGAGACTATCTGTCAGACGCCCTTGCCGCACAGGTCGGGGGAATAGGAATCGCTCCGGGGGCAAACATAAACTACGAAACGGGGCACGGAATCTTCGAGGCAACCCACGGAACGGCTCCTAAATACGCCGGGCAGGACAAAGTGAACCCCAGTTCGGTAATTCTTTCCGGAGTCATGATGTTCCGCCATCTCGGCTGGAATGAAGCCGCCGACCTTATTGAGAAAGGCATGGCGGAGTCAATCAGGAAGAAAACCGTTACCTACGACTTTGAGCGCCTTATGGACGGAGCAACTCTCCTAAAATGCAGTGAATTTGGCAACGCCATAGTTGATAATATGGGTTAA